One window of the Acinonyx jubatus isolate Ajub_Pintada_27869175 chromosome A2, VMU_Ajub_asm_v1.0, whole genome shotgun sequence genome contains the following:
- the CAMSAP3 gene encoding calmodulin-regulated spectrin-associated protein 3 isoform X5, with protein sequence MVEAAPPGPGPLRRTFLVPEIKSLDQYDFSRAKAAASLAWVLRAAFGGAEHVPSELWEPFYTDQYAQEHVKPPVTRLLLSAELYCRAWRQVLPQLETPPSPSALLALLARRGTVPALPERPVQEADLRHQPILMGAHLAVIDALMVAFTFEWTKTLPGPLALASLEHKLLFWVDTTIRRLQEKTEQEAAQRASPAAPADGVAPAQPSIRYRKDRAVARRAPCFPTVTTLQDLASGAALAATIHCYCPQLLRLEEVCLKDPMSVADSLYNLQLVQDFCASRLPRGCPLSLEDLLYVPPPLKINLVVLLAEMFMCFEVLKPDFVQAKDLPDGHAASPRATEASSAQNSSGCSSPVFNFRHPLLSPGGSQSPLRGSTGSLKSSPSMSHMEALGKAWNRQLSRPLSQAVSFSTPFGLDSDVDVVMGDPVLLRSVSSDSLGPPRPVPARTPVQPAPEPGDLPTIEEALQIIHSAEPRLLPDGAADGSFYLHSPEGPSKLPLASSYPLEGASKAPAYVPHPEAPLKPSPCTVAEMSKPSALSEGSPKAAASSPAANNSEVKMTSFAERKKQLVRAEAEAGSPTATPAAPEALSSEMSELGARLEEKRRAIEAQKRRIEAIFAKHRQRLGKSAFLQVQPREAGGEAEAEAEPGPVPGGERPAGEGQGEPSPRPKAVTFSPELGPVPPEGLGDYNRAVSKLSAALSSLQRDMQRLTDQQQRLLAPPEAPGPAPPPAAWVIPGPTVGPKAASPSPARRAPAARRSPGPGPSPTPRSPKHARPAELRLAPLTRVLTPPHDVDSLPHLRKFSPSQVPVQTRSSILLAEGSPPEEPAARPGLIEIPLGSLEEPTAEDEGDGSPPGAEDSLEEEASSEGEPRAGLGFFYKDEDKPEDEMAQKRASLLERQQRRAEEARRRKQWQEAEKEQRREEAARLAQEEAAPGPPAPPAARAPVEEEVGPRRGEFTRLEYERRAQLKLMDDLDKVLRPRAAGTGGPGRGGRRGPRPRSGCCDDSALARSPARGLLGSRLSKVYSQSTLSLSTVANEAPNNLGVKRPTSRAPSPSGLMSPSRLPGSRERDWENGSNASSPASVPEYTGPRLYKEPSAKSNKFIIHNALSHCCLAGKVNEPQKNRILEEMEKSKANHFLILFRDSSCQFRALYTLSGETEELTRLAGYGPRTVTPAMVEGIYKYNSDRKRFTQIPAKTMSMSVDAFTIQGHLWQSKKPTTPKKGSSTPK encoded by the exons AGCATGTGCCCTCGGAGCTGTGGGAGCCCTTCTACACCGACCAGTACGCACAGGAGCACGTGAAGCCCCCGGTGACACGGCTGCTGCTCTCGGCTGAGCTCTACTGCCGGGCCTGGCGCCAGGTGCTGCCGCAGCTCGAGACCCCCCCCAGTCCCTCCGCGCTCCTGGCCCTGCTGGCGCGGAGGGGCACGGTGCCCGCGCTGCCCGAGCGTCCCGTGCAGGAGGCCGACTTGAGGCACCAGCCTATCCTCATG GGAGCCCACCTAGCTGTCATTGACGCCCTCATGGTTGCCTTCACCTTCGAGTGGACAAAGACACTGCCTGGTCCCTTGGCCCTGGCCAGCTTGGAGCACAAGCTCCTTTTCTGGGTGGACACG acCATCCGGCGGTTGCAGGAGAAGACTGAGCAGGAAGCTGCCCAGAGAGCCTCTCCCGCGGCCCCTGCAGATGGGGTGGCCCCCGCACAGCCCTCG ATCCGATACCGCAAGGACCGAGCTGTGGCCCGACGCGCCCCCTGCTTTCCAACCGTGACCACCCTCCAGGATCTGGCGAGTGGGGCCGCACTGGCCGCCACGATCCACTGCTATTGTCCCCAGCTCTTGCGACTCGAGG AGGTGTGCCTCAAGGACCCCATGTCTGTGGCGGACAGCCTCTACAACCTCCAGCTGGTGCAGGATTTCTGTGCCTCCCGCCTTCCTCGTGGCTGCCCACTGTCCCTCGAGGACCTGCTGTATGTCCCACCGCCCCTCAAG ATCAACCTGGTGGTGCTGCTCGCCGAGATGTTCATGTGCTTTGAGGTGCTGAAACCTGATTTCGTGCAGGCTAAGGACCTTCCTGATGGTCATG CGGCCTCCCCCCGGGCCACGGAGGCCTCTTCCGCCCAGAACAGCAGTGGCTGCAG TTCTCCTGTCTTCAATTTCCGCCACCCACTCCTGTCACCCGGCGGCTCCCAGTCCCCACTCCGTGGATCCACAG gctcactGAAGTCCTCCCCGTCCATGTCCCACATGGAGGCCCTCGGCAAGGCCTGGAACCGTCAGCTCAG CCGTCCCCTCTCCCAGGCAGTGTCGTTCAGCACCCCCTTTGGCCTGGACAGCGACGTGGATGTCGTCATGGGAGACCCCGTCCTACTCCGCTCGGTCAGCTCAGACAGCCTGGGCCCCCCGCGCCCTGTGCCAGCCCGGACCCCCGTGCAGCCAGCCCCGGAGCCTGGCGACCTGCCTACCATCGAGGAGGCCCTGCAGATCATCCACAGTGCCGAGCCCCGGCTGCTCCCAGATGGGGCTGCCGACGGCAGCTTCTACCTCCACTCCCCCGAGGGGCCCTCCAAACTGCCGCTGGCTTCCTCCTACCCACTCGAGGGGGCCTCCAAAGCACCCGCGTACGTGCCCCACCCCGAGGCCCCCTTGAAACCATCTCCCTGCACGGTGGCGGAGATGTCGAAACCGTCGGCCCTATCCGAGGGCTCCCCGAAGGCGGCGGCTTCGTCCCCAGCGGCCAACAACTCCGAAGTGAAGATGACCAGCTTTGCTGAACGCAAGAAGCAGCTGGTGAGGGCTGAGGCCGAGGCAGGGTCCCCGACGGCCACCCCCGCGGCACCAGAGGCCCTGAGCTCCGAGATGAGCGAGCTGGGAGCCCGGCTGGAGGAGAAACGGCGGGCCATAGAGGCTCAGAAGCGACGGATCGAGGCCATCTTTGCCAAGCACCGCCAGCGACTGGGCAAGAGCGCTTTCCTGCAGGTGCAGCCTCGGGAGGCCGGAGGGGAAGCGGAGGCAGAGGCGGAGCCAGGCCCAGTCCCCGGTGGGGAGCGGCCGGCGGGTGAGGGCCAGGGCGAGCCATCCCCGCGGCCCAAGGCAGTGACCTTCTCACCCGAACTGGGCCCAGTGCCCCCCGAGGGGCTGGGAGACTATAACCGGGCGGTCAGCAAGTTAAGCGCCGCGCTGAGCTCGCTGCAGCGGGACATGCAGAGGCTCACGGACCAGCAGCAGCGGCTCCTGGCTCCGCCCGAGGCCCCTGGGCCtgccccgccgcccgccgcgtGGGTCATCCCTGGTCCCACGGTGGGTCCCAAAGCCGCATCTCCCAGCCCTGCTCGGCGCGCCCCGGCTGCCCGGCGCAGCCCGGGGCCTGGCCCCAGCCCGACACCCCGAAGCCCGAAACACGCACGGCCGGCGGAGCTGCGGCTGGCTCCCCTGACGAGAGTGCTCACGCCTCCCCATGATGTAGACAGCCTCCCCCACCTGCGCAAGTTCTCGCCAAGCCAGGTGCCCGTGCAGACCCGTTCCTCTATCCTCCTGGCGGAGGGGTCGCCTCCAGAGGAGCCCGCGGCCCGGCCTGGCCTCATCGAGATCCCACTGGGCAGCCTGGAAGAGCCCACGGCCGAGGACGAGGGAGATGGGAGCCCCCCTGGTGCTGAGGATTCCTTAGAGGAGGAGGCGTCTTCGGAGGGAGAGCCCCGGGCCGGGCTGGGATTCTTCTACAAG GATGAAGACAAGCCCGAGGACGAGATGGCCCAAAAGCGGGCCAGCCTGCTGGAACGGCAGCAGCGGCGGGCGGAGGAGGCTCGGCGGCGAAAGCAGTGGCAGGAGGCCGAGAAGGAGCAGCGGAGGGAAGAGGCTGCCCG GCTGGCCCAGGAGGAGGCGGCCccgggcccccccgcccccccagccgcCAGGGCCCCCGTCGAGGAGGAGGTGGGCCCCAGGAGGGGGGAGTTCACCCGGCTCGAGTATGAACGCCGGGCCCAGCTGAAGCTGATGGACGACCTTGACAAAGTGCTACGGCCACGGGCTGCGGGGACcggggggccgggccggggtggGCGGAGGGGCCCCCGGCCGCGCTCCGGTTGCTGTGACGACTCGGCCTTGGCACGAAGCCCTGCCCGTGGCCTGCTGG GCTCCCGGCTCAGCAAAGTCTACTCTCAGTCCACCCTGTCACTGTCAACCGTGGCCAACGAGGCCCCCAATAATCTTGGCGTGAAGAGGCCGACGTCTCG ggctccatccccaTCCGGCCTCATGTCCCCAAGCCGCCTGCCTGGTAGCCGGGAACGCGACTGGGAGAACGGTAGCAACGCCTCGTCCCCGGCGTCGGTGCCCGAGTACACAG GTCCGCGGCTGTACAAGGAGCCCAGCGCCAAGTCCAACAAGTTCATCATCCACAACGCCCTGTCGCACTGCTGCCTCGCGGGCAAGGTGAACGAACCGCAGAAGAACCGCATCCTGGAG GAAATGGAGAAGAGCAAGGCCAATCACTTCCTGATCCTCTTCCGCGACTCGAGCTGCCAGTTCCGGGCCCTCTACACGCTGTCCggggagacagaggagctgaCGAGGCTGGCCGGCTACGGCCCCCGCACAGTCACGCCCGCCATGGTCGAGGGCATCTACAAGTACAACTCGGACCGCAAGCGCTTTACCCAGATCCCTGCCAAGACCATGTCCATGAGTGTAGACGCCTTCACCATCCAGGGCCACCTCTGGCAGAGCAAGAAGCCCACCACCCCCAAGAAGGGCAGCAGCACCCCCAAGTAG
- the CAMSAP3 gene encoding calmodulin-regulated spectrin-associated protein 3 isoform X2, whose amino-acid sequence MVEAAPPGPGPLRRTFLVPEIKSLDQYDFSRAKAAASLAWVLRAAFGGAEHVPSELWEPFYTDQYAQEHVKPPVTRLLLSAELYCRAWRQVLPQLETPPSPSALLALLARRGTVPALPERPVQEADLRHQPILMGAHLAVIDALMVAFTFEWTKTLPGPLALASLEHKLLFWVDTTIRRLQEKTEQEAAQRASPAAPADGVAPAQPSHAIAFCLKESGSKPPMIRYRKDRAVARRAPCFPTVTTLQDLASGAALAATIHCYCPQLLRLEEVCLKDPMSVADSLYNLQLVQDFCASRLPRGCPLSLEDLLYVPPPLKINLVVLLAEMFMCFEVLKPDFVQAKDLPDGHAASPRATEASSAQNSSGCSSPVFNFRHPLLSPGGSQSPLRGSTGSLKSSPSMSHMEALGKAWNRQLSRPLSQAVSFSTPFGLDSDVDVVMGDPVLLRSVSSDSLGPPRPVPARTPVQPAPEPGDLPTIEEALQIIHSAEPRLLPDGAADGSFYLHSPEGPSKLPLASSYPLEGASKAPAYVPHPEAPLKPSPCTVAEMSKPSALSEGSPKAAASSPAANNSEVKMTSFAERKKQLVRAEAEAGSPTATPAAPEALSSEMSELGARLEEKRRAIEAQKRRIEAIFAKHRQRLGKSAFLQVQPREAGGEAEAEAEPGPVPGGERPAGEGQGEPSPRPKAVTFSPELGPVPPEGLGDYNRAVSKLSAALSSLQRDMQRLTDQQQRLLAPPEAPGPAPPPAAWVIPGPTVGPKAASPSPARRAPAARRSPGPGPSPTPRSPKHARPAELRLAPLTRVLTPPHDVDSLPHLRKFSPSQVPVQTRSSILLAEGSPPEEPAARPGLIEIPLGSLEEPTAEDEGDGSPPGAEDSLEEEASSEGEPRAGLGFFYKDEDKPEDEMAQKRASLLERQQRRAEEARRRKQWQEAEKEQRREEAARLAQEEAAPGPPAPPAARAPVEEEVGPRRGEFTRLEYERRAQLKLMDDLDKVLRPRAAGTGGPGRGGRRGPRPRSGCCDDSALARSPARGLLGSRLSKVYSQSTLSLSTVANEAPNNLGVKRPTSRAPSPSGLMSPSRLPGSRERDWENGSNASSPASVPEYTGPRLYKEPSAKSNKFIIHNALSHCCLAGKVNEPQKNRILEEMEKSKANHFLILFRDSSCQFRALYTLSGETEELTRLAGYGPRTVTPAMVEGIYKYNSDRKRFTQIPAKTMSMSVDAFTIQGHLWQSKKPTTPKKGSSTPK is encoded by the exons AGCATGTGCCCTCGGAGCTGTGGGAGCCCTTCTACACCGACCAGTACGCACAGGAGCACGTGAAGCCCCCGGTGACACGGCTGCTGCTCTCGGCTGAGCTCTACTGCCGGGCCTGGCGCCAGGTGCTGCCGCAGCTCGAGACCCCCCCCAGTCCCTCCGCGCTCCTGGCCCTGCTGGCGCGGAGGGGCACGGTGCCCGCGCTGCCCGAGCGTCCCGTGCAGGAGGCCGACTTGAGGCACCAGCCTATCCTCATG GGAGCCCACCTAGCTGTCATTGACGCCCTCATGGTTGCCTTCACCTTCGAGTGGACAAAGACACTGCCTGGTCCCTTGGCCCTGGCCAGCTTGGAGCACAAGCTCCTTTTCTGGGTGGACACG acCATCCGGCGGTTGCAGGAGAAGACTGAGCAGGAAGCTGCCCAGAGAGCCTCTCCCGCGGCCCCTGCAGATGGGGTGGCCCCCGCACAGCCCTCG cACGCAATTGCCTTCTGTTTGAAGGAGTCGGGGAGCAAACCCCCCATG ATCCGATACCGCAAGGACCGAGCTGTGGCCCGACGCGCCCCCTGCTTTCCAACCGTGACCACCCTCCAGGATCTGGCGAGTGGGGCCGCACTGGCCGCCACGATCCACTGCTATTGTCCCCAGCTCTTGCGACTCGAGG AGGTGTGCCTCAAGGACCCCATGTCTGTGGCGGACAGCCTCTACAACCTCCAGCTGGTGCAGGATTTCTGTGCCTCCCGCCTTCCTCGTGGCTGCCCACTGTCCCTCGAGGACCTGCTGTATGTCCCACCGCCCCTCAAG ATCAACCTGGTGGTGCTGCTCGCCGAGATGTTCATGTGCTTTGAGGTGCTGAAACCTGATTTCGTGCAGGCTAAGGACCTTCCTGATGGTCATG CGGCCTCCCCCCGGGCCACGGAGGCCTCTTCCGCCCAGAACAGCAGTGGCTGCAG TTCTCCTGTCTTCAATTTCCGCCACCCACTCCTGTCACCCGGCGGCTCCCAGTCCCCACTCCGTGGATCCACAG gctcactGAAGTCCTCCCCGTCCATGTCCCACATGGAGGCCCTCGGCAAGGCCTGGAACCGTCAGCTCAG CCGTCCCCTCTCCCAGGCAGTGTCGTTCAGCACCCCCTTTGGCCTGGACAGCGACGTGGATGTCGTCATGGGAGACCCCGTCCTACTCCGCTCGGTCAGCTCAGACAGCCTGGGCCCCCCGCGCCCTGTGCCAGCCCGGACCCCCGTGCAGCCAGCCCCGGAGCCTGGCGACCTGCCTACCATCGAGGAGGCCCTGCAGATCATCCACAGTGCCGAGCCCCGGCTGCTCCCAGATGGGGCTGCCGACGGCAGCTTCTACCTCCACTCCCCCGAGGGGCCCTCCAAACTGCCGCTGGCTTCCTCCTACCCACTCGAGGGGGCCTCCAAAGCACCCGCGTACGTGCCCCACCCCGAGGCCCCCTTGAAACCATCTCCCTGCACGGTGGCGGAGATGTCGAAACCGTCGGCCCTATCCGAGGGCTCCCCGAAGGCGGCGGCTTCGTCCCCAGCGGCCAACAACTCCGAAGTGAAGATGACCAGCTTTGCTGAACGCAAGAAGCAGCTGGTGAGGGCTGAGGCCGAGGCAGGGTCCCCGACGGCCACCCCCGCGGCACCAGAGGCCCTGAGCTCCGAGATGAGCGAGCTGGGAGCCCGGCTGGAGGAGAAACGGCGGGCCATAGAGGCTCAGAAGCGACGGATCGAGGCCATCTTTGCCAAGCACCGCCAGCGACTGGGCAAGAGCGCTTTCCTGCAGGTGCAGCCTCGGGAGGCCGGAGGGGAAGCGGAGGCAGAGGCGGAGCCAGGCCCAGTCCCCGGTGGGGAGCGGCCGGCGGGTGAGGGCCAGGGCGAGCCATCCCCGCGGCCCAAGGCAGTGACCTTCTCACCCGAACTGGGCCCAGTGCCCCCCGAGGGGCTGGGAGACTATAACCGGGCGGTCAGCAAGTTAAGCGCCGCGCTGAGCTCGCTGCAGCGGGACATGCAGAGGCTCACGGACCAGCAGCAGCGGCTCCTGGCTCCGCCCGAGGCCCCTGGGCCtgccccgccgcccgccgcgtGGGTCATCCCTGGTCCCACGGTGGGTCCCAAAGCCGCATCTCCCAGCCCTGCTCGGCGCGCCCCGGCTGCCCGGCGCAGCCCGGGGCCTGGCCCCAGCCCGACACCCCGAAGCCCGAAACACGCACGGCCGGCGGAGCTGCGGCTGGCTCCCCTGACGAGAGTGCTCACGCCTCCCCATGATGTAGACAGCCTCCCCCACCTGCGCAAGTTCTCGCCAAGCCAGGTGCCCGTGCAGACCCGTTCCTCTATCCTCCTGGCGGAGGGGTCGCCTCCAGAGGAGCCCGCGGCCCGGCCTGGCCTCATCGAGATCCCACTGGGCAGCCTGGAAGAGCCCACGGCCGAGGACGAGGGAGATGGGAGCCCCCCTGGTGCTGAGGATTCCTTAGAGGAGGAGGCGTCTTCGGAGGGAGAGCCCCGGGCCGGGCTGGGATTCTTCTACAAG GATGAAGACAAGCCCGAGGACGAGATGGCCCAAAAGCGGGCCAGCCTGCTGGAACGGCAGCAGCGGCGGGCGGAGGAGGCTCGGCGGCGAAAGCAGTGGCAGGAGGCCGAGAAGGAGCAGCGGAGGGAAGAGGCTGCCCG GCTGGCCCAGGAGGAGGCGGCCccgggcccccccgcccccccagccgcCAGGGCCCCCGTCGAGGAGGAGGTGGGCCCCAGGAGGGGGGAGTTCACCCGGCTCGAGTATGAACGCCGGGCCCAGCTGAAGCTGATGGACGACCTTGACAAAGTGCTACGGCCACGGGCTGCGGGGACcggggggccgggccggggtggGCGGAGGGGCCCCCGGCCGCGCTCCGGTTGCTGTGACGACTCGGCCTTGGCACGAAGCCCTGCCCGTGGCCTGCTGG GCTCCCGGCTCAGCAAAGTCTACTCTCAGTCCACCCTGTCACTGTCAACCGTGGCCAACGAGGCCCCCAATAATCTTGGCGTGAAGAGGCCGACGTCTCG ggctccatccccaTCCGGCCTCATGTCCCCAAGCCGCCTGCCTGGTAGCCGGGAACGCGACTGGGAGAACGGTAGCAACGCCTCGTCCCCGGCGTCGGTGCCCGAGTACACAG GTCCGCGGCTGTACAAGGAGCCCAGCGCCAAGTCCAACAAGTTCATCATCCACAACGCCCTGTCGCACTGCTGCCTCGCGGGCAAGGTGAACGAACCGCAGAAGAACCGCATCCTGGAG GAAATGGAGAAGAGCAAGGCCAATCACTTCCTGATCCTCTTCCGCGACTCGAGCTGCCAGTTCCGGGCCCTCTACACGCTGTCCggggagacagaggagctgaCGAGGCTGGCCGGCTACGGCCCCCGCACAGTCACGCCCGCCATGGTCGAGGGCATCTACAAGTACAACTCGGACCGCAAGCGCTTTACCCAGATCCCTGCCAAGACCATGTCCATGAGTGTAGACGCCTTCACCATCCAGGGCCACCTCTGGCAGAGCAAGAAGCCCACCACCCCCAAGAAGGGCAGCAGCACCCCCAAGTAG